A genomic stretch from Ferrimicrobium sp. includes:
- a CDS encoding bifunctional nuclease family protein: MVEVEVAGVKVDLRSNSPVLLLQELSAPFRVVPIFIGVPEANAIDLAIAHVDPPRPLTHDLACLFLEELDAQITQVAITEVRNGTYYAEISLMANGIEHRISARPSDSVALAIRSNAIIYIDEAVMNAEGTVFDDTQADSEGGVVQQEEIVGEFRDFLKSIKPEDFSE, from the coding sequence ATGGTAGAGGTCGAGGTTGCAGGCGTTAAGGTGGATCTTCGCTCGAATTCACCGGTGCTCTTGTTGCAAGAGTTGTCAGCGCCATTTCGGGTCGTCCCGATCTTCATCGGTGTTCCAGAGGCCAATGCCATCGATCTGGCGATTGCTCATGTTGACCCCCCGCGGCCCCTGACTCATGATCTCGCCTGCCTCTTCCTCGAAGAGTTAGATGCCCAGATCACGCAAGTAGCGATTACCGAAGTGCGTAATGGAACCTATTACGCCGAGATCTCACTAATGGCCAACGGCATCGAACACCGCATCAGCGCCCGGCCTTCGGACTCTGTCGCACTCGCGATTCGCAGTAACGCAATCATTTATATCGATGAGGCAGTGATGAACGCCGAGGGAACCGTCTTTGATGACACGCAGGCCGATTCCGAAGGAGGGGTCGTCCAACAAGAAGAGATCGTAGGAGAGTTTCGCGATTTCCTCAAATCCATCAAGCCGGAGGACTTTTCGGAGTGA
- a CDS encoding cytochrome c oxidase assembly protein: MTFHYLGLLTAWSLSPFSVAVLFALVALCAWYLDGVLKVRAKGRTWSNARVAAFLGGALAIEYALGGPVSVYVMHYFTAHIAQHLLLMIVAPGLLSLSAPVTLALQTSRPRARKLIDGFLHSKFLQAITFPLVVFILYYGVMWWFFTSTAIGYAMAHMWLMDILNLLFFAGGVLFWWPLIGKDTILHWKLGYGGRVLSLAIGIPFETFLGITISSNKVSLAPAIYSLGDWHAGGQVLWGAGEAMTTIGLAIVIGSWIASEDRAHRRMNASRDAFPLSTRGEGMPKEYYWAQQIIARTPVDSPVHQEALVVLAQIAREQHQDALSGTNGAAQPGTEVDNVTATTQVGPLD, from the coding sequence GTGACGTTTCACTATCTTGGGCTGCTCACGGCATGGTCACTGAGTCCGTTTTCAGTCGCTGTACTCTTTGCGTTGGTGGCGCTGTGTGCCTGGTACCTCGATGGTGTGCTCAAAGTGCGTGCCAAGGGACGTACCTGGTCAAACGCTCGCGTCGCGGCCTTCCTCGGTGGTGCCTTGGCGATTGAATACGCCCTTGGCGGTCCGGTGTCGGTATATGTCATGCACTACTTCACCGCCCACATCGCCCAGCATCTGCTGTTGATGATCGTCGCGCCAGGGCTCCTCTCGCTGTCGGCACCCGTGACCCTTGCCTTACAAACCAGCAGGCCCCGGGCCCGGAAGCTCATCGACGGCTTCCTACATTCAAAGTTTCTCCAGGCAATCACCTTCCCCCTCGTTGTCTTCATACTTTATTACGGCGTAATGTGGTGGTTCTTCACCTCAACTGCTATCGGGTACGCGATGGCACACATGTGGCTCATGGACATCTTGAACCTCCTGTTCTTCGCCGGTGGAGTGCTCTTCTGGTGGCCATTGATCGGCAAGGACACAATCTTGCACTGGAAGCTCGGCTATGGAGGTAGGGTCCTTTCGCTCGCCATCGGGATACCCTTTGAGACCTTCTTGGGAATCACGATCAGCTCCAACAAGGTATCACTGGCTCCTGCGATTTACTCGCTTGGCGACTGGCATGCTGGAGGTCAGGTGCTTTGGGGGGCTGGCGAAGCGATGACGACCATTGGGCTCGCCATCGTCATCGGCAGCTGGATCGCCTCCGAAGATCGCGCACACCGGCGCATGAACGCAAGCCGCGATGCCTTTCCACTGTCAACGCGTGGTGAAGGAATGCCAAAGGAGTATTACTGGGCCCAACAGATTATCGCCCGCACTCCCGTTGACTCTCCTGTGCATCAGGAGGCGCTGGTGGTCTTGGCCCAGATCGCTCGCGAGCAGCACCAGGATGCTCTCTCGGGTACGAACGGAGCCGCGCAACCGGGGACCGAAGTCGACAATGTTACCGCCACCACCCAGGTTGGGCCGCTCGATTAG
- a CDS encoding tyrosine recombinase, producing the protein MSESVEPTPEDLSSPLVDEYLVFLAAVHEHSELTIAAYRRDLLALERYLRRTGRELTSANRSDIDAYLQSYRRATSPRSAARSGSAIRGFYGYLVSAEHLDQDPTEGIRLHAVVPTLPKALSVAETVLLLESTQPTNAIGARDRAMLELLYASGMRISELVSLDLEDLRTVSFWLTVTGKGAKERLVPIPPVAAESIERYMGEPRHYLTRHHPLERAVFVNAKGTRLTRQGAWFALKQRAEVVGLGRRFSPHTLRHSCATHLVEAGADLRVVQELLGHASIATTEIYTKVSTAHLVKVYNAAHPRATGDARTD; encoded by the coding sequence GTGAGCGAGTCGGTTGAGCCAACCCCCGAGGACCTTAGCTCCCCGCTGGTCGATGAGTATCTTGTGTTTCTCGCCGCCGTTCATGAGCACAGCGAGTTGACCATTGCCGCGTATCGTCGTGACTTGCTGGCGCTCGAGAGATACCTGCGCCGAACCGGTCGGGAGCTGACCTCCGCAAATCGCTCAGATATCGATGCCTATCTTCAGTCGTATCGTCGAGCGACCTCTCCTCGGAGTGCCGCGCGGTCTGGCTCAGCGATTCGGGGGTTCTATGGCTATCTCGTCAGCGCCGAGCACCTCGATCAGGACCCCACCGAGGGCATTCGACTCCACGCTGTCGTGCCAACACTTCCTAAGGCGTTATCGGTAGCAGAGACGGTACTCCTACTTGAGTCCACCCAGCCGACGAATGCGATTGGCGCGCGCGATCGCGCGATGCTCGAGCTTCTGTACGCCTCCGGCATGCGAATTTCCGAGCTGGTGAGTCTGGACCTTGAGGACCTTCGCACGGTCTCGTTCTGGCTGACGGTCACCGGGAAAGGCGCCAAGGAGCGGCTGGTGCCGATTCCGCCGGTGGCAGCCGAGTCCATCGAACGTTACATGGGCGAGCCACGCCATTACCTCACTCGCCATCATCCGCTCGAGCGAGCCGTCTTTGTGAATGCCAAGGGGACCAGGTTGACACGCCAAGGTGCCTGGTTCGCATTAAAGCAACGGGCTGAAGTCGTTGGGCTCGGCCGGCGTTTTTCACCACATACCCTCCGTCATTCGTGTGCAACGCATCTCGTAGAGGCTGGAGCTGACCTGCGAGTAGTTCAAGAGCTGCTTGGGCACGCTTCGATCGCCACGACTGAGATTTACACCAAAGTCTCCACCGCCCATCTCGTCAAGGTCTATAACGCGGCGCACCCCCGCGCCACTGGAGATGCGCGAACTGACTAA
- a CDS encoding cytochrome c biogenesis protein CcdA — protein sequence MHAIDSYTGVVGIAGSYVIAFGGGVISFLSPCVLPLVPAYLSVVSGLDATELAQGSLLQLRRVTTSTLLFAAGFTVVFTALGLTASALGQQLARDHVAIERIGGVVLIIMALFLLLTQFTAAPQLAMERRFHPQLQRFGKFAAPVAGMAFAFGWTPCIGPILGSVLAIAATQSLLLKGMFLLLAYSVGLAIPFLATGLIFTRAMGAIQFLKRHNRVVTVGSAMILLTFGVVMALNQFSWITTHLEDLASAVGLSVLNRLG from the coding sequence TTGCACGCGATTGACTCCTATACTGGCGTTGTGGGAATTGCTGGGAGCTACGTGATCGCCTTCGGTGGAGGAGTGATCTCATTTCTCTCCCCATGCGTTCTTCCCTTGGTTCCAGCCTACCTTTCGGTGGTTTCGGGCCTCGACGCTACTGAGCTCGCCCAGGGGAGCCTTCTCCAGCTCCGAAGGGTCACCACCTCGACCTTGTTGTTTGCGGCTGGCTTTACGGTCGTCTTCACGGCGCTTGGCCTTACCGCGTCGGCACTTGGGCAGCAGTTAGCGCGTGATCACGTGGCAATTGAACGCATCGGTGGCGTTGTGCTCATTATCATGGCCCTGTTTCTTCTCCTCACCCAGTTCACCGCGGCACCCCAACTCGCCATGGAGCGTCGCTTCCATCCGCAACTGCAACGCTTTGGTAAGTTCGCTGCGCCGGTGGCAGGGATGGCCTTTGCCTTTGGGTGGACACCCTGTATTGGACCGATTCTCGGCTCGGTGTTGGCGATTGCTGCAACACAATCCTTGCTGCTCAAAGGCATGTTTTTGTTGTTGGCCTATTCCGTCGGGCTTGCGATTCCTTTCTTGGCCACAGGCCTCATCTTTACTCGAGCCATGGGGGCCATCCAGTTCTTGAAGCGGCACAACCGTGTCGTGACCGTAGGGTCTGCAATGATTCTGTTGACCTTTGGCGTCGTGATGGCGCTCAATCAGTTCTCATGGATAACGACCCATCTTGAGGATTTGGCATCCGCAGTTGGGCTCTCAGTCCTTAATCGCCTGGGTTGA